Below is a genomic region from Streptomyces roseoviridis.
GGGGCCGACAAGGTGGCCGCCGCGCTCGACGCGATCCCGGAGATCAAGAGCCCGGTCCGCCTGGAGGAGGTGGACCTCGCCGACTACGACGCCGTCTTCTACCCGGGCGGCCACGGCCCCATGGAGGACCTCGCCGTGAACCCGGTCTCCGGCAGGCTGCTCGTCGACGCCCTCGACTCCGGCAAGCCCCTGGGCGTGGTGTGCCACGGCCCGGCCGCGATGCTCGCCGCCGAGCGCGGCGACGGTTCCAACGCCTTCGCCGGTTACGAGGTGACGGCCTTCACCAACGCCGAGGAGACGCAGGCCGGTCTCGCCGAGAAGGCCAAGTGGCTGCTGGAGACCCGCCTCGTCGAGGCCGGGGTCCAGGTGCGGGCCGGCGAGCCGTGGGCGCCGCACGTCGTGGTCGACCGCAACCTCGTCACCGGCCAGAACCCCGCGTCCTCCGCCCCGCTGGCCGCCGAACTGCTGAAGAAGCTGGCCTGACGGCCGCGGCAGCGGCCCGACCGGCGAAGAAGCCGGCCCGGCCGCCGACGGAACCGGCCGGGGACGACGGCAGCCGCCGCCGTCCCCGGCCCCGTCCTCACCGCACCGGTGCGATGTCCGCCCACAGGCCCACCGCGTCGGGCGAGAGCGGTGTGGCCGCCTCCCGGCCCGGCGCACCGTCCGGCGCGCCGTCGGGCTCGTCCCACCACACGCCCTGCCCCGCGGTCAGCGGGCGTCCTGCGGCGTCCGTGCGCCAGTGGCCGCGGAGCACGTAGAACACCCCGGCATGGCCGCCGGGCGGTACGAGGGGCCCGGTGATC
It encodes:
- a CDS encoding type 1 glutamine amidotransferase domain-containing protein, whose amino-acid sequence is MATILFVMTGVDHWTLADGTKHPTGFWAEEVVAPYETFKDAGHSVTVATPGGVVPTVDRGSLAPDVNGGQEGADKVAAALDAIPEIKSPVRLEEVDLADYDAVFYPGGHGPMEDLAVNPVSGRLLVDALDSGKPLGVVCHGPAAMLAAERGDGSNAFAGYEVTAFTNAEETQAGLAEKAKWLLETRLVEAGVQVRAGEPWAPHVVVDRNLVTGQNPASSAPLAAELLKKLA